The following coding sequences lie in one Lolium perenne isolate Kyuss_39 chromosome 2, Kyuss_2.0, whole genome shotgun sequence genomic window:
- the LOC127334006 gene encoding putative xyloglucan glycosyltransferase 10, with protein MAPWSGLWAGLAGGDAYRGTPVIVKMENPNWSISEVDGGEDFLPGPGGRRRRGKNAKQITWVLLLKAHRAAGCLAWLASAAVTLGCAARRRVAAGRTDSDANQGECEGEEEEAAHAVRRSRFYAFIKACLLMSVFLLAVEVAAHSNGRGALAVFAASFYASWVRVRAAYLAPPLQLLADACVVLFLVQSADRLVQSLGCFYILLKRIKPKPISPALPDAEDPDAGYYPMVLVQIPMCNEKEVYQQSIATVCNLDWPRSSLLVQVLDDSDDPTTQALIKEEVEKWRQNGARIVYRHRVLREGYKAGNLKSAMTCSYVKDYEYVAIFDADFQPYPDFLKRTVPHFKDNEDLGLVQARWSFVNKDENLLTRLQNINLCFHFEVEQQVNGVFINFFGFNGTAGVWRIKALEDSGGWMERTTVEDMDIAVRAHLKGWKFVFLNDVECQCELPESYEAYRKQQHRWHSGPMQLFRLCLLDIIQCKIAFWKKANLIFLFFLLRKLILPFYSFTLFCIILPMTMFVPEAELPNWVVCYIPALMSFLNIVPAPKSFPFIIPYLLFENTMSVTKFNAMISGLFQLGSAYEWVVTKKSGRSSEGDLTASAPKGLKQLKAGSMPVIDAVIKEKSNPKEKPKKYNRIYKKELALSLLLLTAAARSLLSKQGIHFYFLLFQGISFLLVGLDLIGEDIK; from the exons ATGGCGCCGTGGAGCGGCTTGTGGGCCGGCCTTGCCGGCGGCGACGCCTACCGCGGCACGCCGGTCATCGTCAAGATGGAGAATCCCAACTGGTCCATTTCCGAGGTCGACGGTGGCGAGGATTTCTTGCCCGGAccaggcgggcggcggcggagggggaaGAACGCGAAGCAGATCACGTGGGTGCTGCTCCTgaaggcccaccgcgccgccggtTGCCTGGCGTGGCTTGCCTCCGCCGCAGTCACGCTCGGCTGCGCCGCGCGGCGCCGCGTCGCCGCTGGGCGGACGGACTCCGATGCCAACCAGGGGGAATGCGAgggtgaggaggaggaggcggcccaCGCGGTGCGGCGGTCCCGGTTCTACGCGTTCATCAAAGCCTGTCTCCTGATGTCCGTTTTCCTCCTCGCCGTCGAGGTCGCCGCCCACTCCAACGGCCGGGGGGCCCTCGCCGTCTTCGCTGCCTCGTTCTACGCGTCGTGGGTACGCGTCCGCGCCGCCTACTTGGCCCCGCCGCTCCAGCTGCTCGCCGACGCCTGCGTCGTGCTCTTCCTTGTCCAGAGCGCTGACCGGCTCGTCCAGAGCCTTGGCTGCTTCTACATCCTGCTCAAGCGCATCAAGCCCAAGCCCATCTCTCCAGCATTGCCCGATGCGGAGGACCCCGACGCCGGCTATTACCCCATGGTGCTCGTCCAGATACCAATGTGCAACGAGAAAGAG GTGTATCAGCAGTCGATTGCGACGGTCTGCAATTTAGATTGGCCAAGGTCCAGCCTCCTTGTACAGGTGCTGGACGACTCCGATGACCCGACAACGCAGGCGTTGATCAAAGAGGAGGTGGAGAAGTGGCGGCAGAACGGGGCGCGCATTGTGTACCGCCACCGTGTGCTTAGGGAGGGCTACAAGGCCGGCAACCTCAAGTCGGCAATGACCTGCAGCTATGTCAAGGACTACGAGTATGTCGCCATCTTTGATGCCGATTTCCAGCCGTACCCTGACTTCCTGAAGCGAACCGTGCCACATTTTAAG GACAATGAGGATCTGGGCCTTGTTCAAGCCAGATGGTCATTTGTGAACAAGGACGAGAACCTATTGACACGCTTGCAGAACATTAACTTGTGCTTCCACTTTGAGGTGGAGCAGCAGGTGAACGGTGTGTTCATCAACTTCTTCGGGTTCAATGGCACAGCTGGGGTGTGGAGGATCAAGGCCCTGGAGGACTCAGGAGGGTGGATGGAGCGAACAACGGTGGAGGACATGGACATTGCTGTTCGTGCACACCTGAAGGGCTGGAAGTTTGTCTTTCTGAACGATGTCGAG TGCCAATGTGAATTACCAGAGTCATACGAGGCTTACCGGAAGCAACAGCACCGGTGGCATTCGGGGCCAATGCAGCTGTTTAGGTTATGCTTGCTGGACATCATTCAATGCAAG ATTGCATTCTGGAAGAAGGCCAACCTGATATTTCTTTTCTTCCTGCTCCGCAAGCTCATCTTGCCTTTCTATTCCTTCACGCTCTTCTGTATCATCCTCCCAATGACAATGTTTGTGCCTGAAGCTGAGCTTCCCAATTGGGTCGTGTGCTACATCCCTGCGCTGATGTCCTTCTTAAACATCGTCCCCGCACCGAAATCGTTCCCATTTATCATCCCATACCTTCTCTTCGAGAACACCATGTCTGTAACCAAGTTCAATGCCATGATCTCCGGGCTGTTCCAGCTGGGAAGCGCATACGAGTGGGTCGTGACCAAGAAATCAGGTCGATCGTCAGAGGGTGATCTCACTGCCTCGGCGCCAAAGGGGCTGAAGCAACTAAAGGCTGGCTCCATGCCAGTCATTGATGCAGTAATCAAGGAGAAATCCAATCCCAAAGAGAAGCCCAAGAAGTACAACCGAATATACAAGAAGGAGCTTgccctctcactgcttctccttACCGCTGCGGCTCGGAGCTTGCTGTCGAAACAAGGGATCCACTTCTACTTCCTGCTGTTCCAGGGCATCTCGTTCTTGCTGGTCGGACTCGACCTCATTGGCGAGGACATCAAATAA